One Candidatus Vicinibacter affinis DNA window includes the following coding sequences:
- a CDS encoding SRPBCC domain-containing protein encodes MLGIKDINTYQHWTSVFNPSSTYVGDWEKGSKILFLGTDDNGKRAGMISRIVENIPNQFVSIQHYGIFEDEVEITEGPQVEKWADGIENYTFKEQDHQTTITVDLGVIEEYIDYFNQTYPLALTKLKELIEGL; translated from the coding sequence ATGTTGGGAATTAAAGACATCAATACTTATCAACATTGGACTTCGGTATTTAACCCTAGTTCAACTTATGTCGGAGATTGGGAGAAGGGAAGTAAAATACTTTTCTTGGGTACTGATGACAATGGAAAGAGAGCAGGTATGATTTCCAGAATTGTAGAAAACATACCCAATCAATTTGTTTCAATTCAACACTATGGAATTTTTGAAGACGAAGTAGAAATTACCGAGGGACCACAAGTAGAAAAATGGGCCGATGGTATAGAGAACTATACGTTTAAAGAACAAGACCATCAAACCACCATAACAGTCGATCTAGGTGTAATAGAGGAATATATTGATTATTTCAATCAAACATATCCTTTAGCCTTAACCAAGCTAAAGGAATTGATTGAAGGATTGTAA
- a CDS encoding PD40 domain-containing protein → MRFNYYSFAFSVLFGIGEVRAQEGIQKVEGFLPEIVSQFPNVRDAAIFVNGDEIYFTVQSYLGELSAIVVSSFKDGAYSFPEVAPFSGKYHDLEPFLSPDGLRLYFSSNRPLEENSNETKDYDIWFVERVSIKSSWSAPYNMGYPINTKDNEFYPAVSKFNNLYFTSDGAQSKGKDDIFVSIWNFGSYDSPVSLNDSINSDGIEFNAFIAPDESYLIYTCYNRDGGYGSGDLYISYQTDNGRWTKAMNMGPQINSTKMDYCPFVDPKKGMLYFTSKRNAVQTKFNDAQSLKKLLEEMTQYENGLSRLYKIKFDPNRP, encoded by the coding sequence ATGAGGTTCAATTATTATTCGTTTGCATTCTCTGTTTTATTTGGAATTGGTGAAGTGCGTGCACAAGAGGGCATCCAAAAAGTGGAGGGATTTTTACCGGAAATTGTGTCTCAATTTCCTAATGTAAGAGATGCTGCCATATTTGTAAATGGGGATGAAATCTATTTTACTGTTCAAAGTTATTTGGGTGAATTGTCGGCAATAGTGGTTTCCAGCTTTAAAGACGGAGCGTACTCATTTCCGGAGGTCGCCCCATTCTCAGGGAAATACCATGATCTTGAACCATTCTTGTCACCGGATGGATTGCGGTTGTATTTTTCATCCAACCGTCCCCTGGAAGAGAATAGTAATGAAACCAAGGATTATGACATTTGGTTTGTAGAGCGAGTGTCCATTAAGAGCAGCTGGTCAGCTCCATACAACATGGGATATCCAATCAATACCAAAGACAATGAATTTTATCCGGCAGTTTCAAAATTCAATAATCTCTATTTCACCAGTGATGGGGCACAATCAAAAGGAAAGGATGATATATTTGTCAGTATATGGAACTTTGGGAGCTATGATTCACCGGTTTCTCTCAATGATTCCATCAATTCAGATGGGATAGAGTTTAATGCCTTTATAGCACCTGATGAATCATACTTGATTTATACCTGCTACAATCGGGATGGAGGTTACGGTAGTGGCGATCTTTACATCAGCTACCAAACTGATAATGGTCGATGGACTAAAGCCATGAATATGGGTCCTCAGATCAATTCTACTAAAATGGATTATTGTCCTTTTGTAGATCCTAAGAAGGGAATGCTTTATTTTACCAGCAAGAGAAATGCTGTTCAAACAAAATTTAATGATGCACAATCGTTAAAAAAACTTTTAGAAGAGATGACTCAGTATGAAAATGGTTTGAGCAGGCTGTATAAAATAAAGTTTGATCCAAATAGACCTTAG
- a CDS encoding helix-turn-helix transcriptional regulator gives MKAKNKNLMTLEEFKEKNYGKRGTKERDELEAGYEAFKIGALIHDTRVEMGMTQEQLAEKVGTTKSYISKIENNIKEARISTLQKIIELGFGGRLELNIKI, from the coding sequence ATGAAAGCGAAAAATAAAAATTTGATGACTCTTGAAGAGTTCAAAGAAAAAAACTATGGCAAACGTGGTACAAAGGAACGTGACGAGCTTGAAGCAGGTTATGAAGCATTTAAAATCGGTGCTCTGATTCACGACACTCGTGTTGAAATGGGAATGACACAAGAACAACTAGCAGAAAAAGTTGGAACAACTAAATCCTACATTTCAAAAATTGAGAACAACATAAAAGAAGCTCGCATTTCGACACTTCAAAAAATTATTGAACTTGGTTTTGGCGGACGACTTGAACTAAATATAAAAATCTAA